One window from the genome of Tachysurus vachellii isolate PV-2020 chromosome 5, HZAU_Pvac_v1, whole genome shotgun sequence encodes:
- the jazf1b gene encoding juxtaposed with another zinc finger protein 1b, whose product MTGIAAASFFSNTCRFGGCGLHFDSLAELIVHIEDSHIDTDPRVLEKQELQQPTYVALSYINRFMTDAARREHESLKKKVQPKLSLSLTGSLSRNSVSTPPRHTSGNLTPPVTPPITPSSSFRSSTPTGSEYDEEEADYEESDSDESWTTESAISSESILSSMCMNGGDEKPFACPVPGCKKRYKNVNGIKYHAKNGHRTQIRVRKPFKCRCGKSYKSSQGLRHHTVNFHPPVSVDIMRKLQQ is encoded by the exons ATGACAGGCATCGCCGCTGCCTCCTTTTTCTCTAATACGTGCCGTTTCGGAGGCTGCGGGCTGCATTTCGACTCCCTGGCGGAGCTGATCGTCCACATTGAGGACAGCCACATCG ATACGGATCCTCGCGTGCTTGAGAAACAAGAGTTGCAGCAGCCCACATACGTCGCTCTCAGCTACATAAACAG GTTCATGACAGATGCAGCGAGGAGAGAGCACGAGTCTCTGAAAAAGAAAGTTCAGCCAAAgctgtccctctctctgacaGGCAGCCTATCACGTAACAGCGTGTCCACTCCGCCTCGACACACCAGCGGCAACCTCACTCCACCCGTGACCCCACCTATTACACCCTCATCTTCATTCAGGAGCAGCACTCCCACAG GTAGCGAGTATGACGAGGAGGAAGCAGACTATGAAGAGTCCGACAGCGACGAGTCTTGGACCACCGAAAGTGCCATTAGCTCCGAGTCCATCCTCAGCTCCATGTGCATGAACGGAGGTGACGAGAAACCTTTCGCCTGCCCTGTGCCTGGCTGCAAAAAGAGATACAAG AATGTGAACGGTATCAAGTATCACGCCAAGAACGGCCACCGCACTCAAATCCGTGTGCGCAAGCCGTTTAAATGCCGCTGTGGGAAAAGCTACAAGAGCTCGCAGGGTCTGCGCCACCACACCGTCAACTTCCACCCGCCCGTCTCTGTTGACATCATGCGCAAGCTGCAGCAGTAG